The region GCCGAACGCCTTCTCCAGCTGGGCGGCGGTGCCGGTCGCGTCGATCAGCAGGTTGCCCGAGTGCACGGTGCCGACCTTGAGGCCCTGCGCGCGCAGGTAGTCGGTGACCTGCTTGACCTCGGCGTCGGTGCGGCCGAAGCGCGCCGTGAACTGGCTCTTGGTCAGGTAGTGGCCGTAGGAGGCCGACGCGGGGTCGCTGACCTGGGCGACGAAGGTGTCCAGCGCCCTGTTGTCGCGGGGCGCCAGGCTGACCGCCACGGATATGCGGTCGGTGGCGGCGACGGTGCCGGTGCGTACGGCGTGGGACTTGAGCCCGGTGAGCACGTCGCCGGTCAGCGTGGTGCGGGCGGCGTCCGGCTGCGCGGTGGCGGCGAACGCGGCCGGGACGGCTGCGAGCAGCAGGGCCGGGGTGGCGGCAGCGGCCAGCAGTTTCAGACGTAGGGTCACGAAGGTCCTCCATGGGGAATCCGGCTCCCCTGGTCGGGGCCGGACGGTTCGGGACCTGACCAACGCTAGGGAGCGGTGTGACGCCGCATAAGCGTGGGAACCCTTGCGCCTGTTGTTACGGATGCGTTTCGCGCGGGACCCGGGGCACGGATGCCAGTGCGTAGGCCAGCGCCGTGCGCGACCGCACCCCGAATCTGCGGTAGAGCCGCGACAGGGTGCCCTCGACGGTCTTGACGCTGATGAACAGCTCGGCGGCGACCTCGCGGTTGGTCGCTCCGACGCGCACCAGTTCGGCGATCCTGGCCTCGGCCGGGGTCAGTTCCGTGACTCCGGCGCCGTCCACCGTCCCGTCCACCCGGGCGAGTTCGGCCGCGGCCCGTTCGGCGAGCGGTACGGCGCCGGCGCGTTCCGCGAGCAGCCGCGCCTCGGAGAGCAGCGCCCGGGCGGTGCTGCGGTGCCGGGCCCGGCGCTCGACGGTGCCGAGCGCGGTGAGCGTACGCACCAGGTCCACCGGCAGATTCAGCGGGCGCAGCCGCTCCGCCGAGGACCGCAGCAGGGCCACGCCCTCCTTGGGGCGGCCGTCCGCCGCCTCCCGCAGCCCCTCGGCCCGCTCCAGCGAGGCCAGGACGCTGCCCGGCATCCGCCCGGCGTGCCCGCGGGCCTCCCGCAGCACCTCGCCGGCGGCGGCGGTCTCGCCGAGGCCCACCAGCGCCTCCGCGAGGTCGGCGTGCCAGCCCAGCAGCGGGGGGTCGGCCGCGCCCATCCGGTCCCCGATCCGCGCCACCTGGCGCAGCGACTCGACCGCTTCGGCCACCTGCATGCGGTCGCCGCTGAAAAGGCCCGCCTGGCCGAGCGCCGCGAGCGCCCGCAGCAGGAAGAGCTGGTCGCCGTCCGCCTCCGAGGCGCGTACGGCCCGTACGGCCAGCCGCCGCGCCTCGTCCGCGGTGCCGCCGAAGGTCTGGGCGAGGGCAGCGGCGTAGAGCGCGGGCGCCGACTCCATGCCCGCCGCCGCGGCGACCCGCGTGCAGCGGGCCGCGGTGCGCAGCGCCTCGCGGCAGGCGCCGGCCCGCACATGGGCGCGGGTGAGCGCCACCAAGGTGGCCACGGTCGACTCGACACCGTCCGACTCCCCTGCGGCGGGCAGGAGTTCGGCCAGTTCGCGGCGGGCGTCCTCGACCCGGTCGGAGTCCAGGGCGAGCACCGCGCGCATCCGGATCAGGCCCCAGCTCCGCGGGCCGCCGCCCGCGATCTCCACGGCCTGCGCCAGGGCGTCGGCGGCGCCCGCGGTCTCCCCGGCCAGCGACAGCACCCGGGCCAGCGTGGACAGCGCGGCGATCCGCGCCCCGCCGTCCCCGGCCTGCGCCGCGCACCGGGCGGAGTGCCGGGCGTGCCCGGCCGCTTCCGCCAGCGCGCCGGTCAGCAGGCCGCGCAGCGCCGCCCAGTGGTAGAGCGCCGCCTCCAGTTCGGGGGCGCCGGCCGCGTCGCGCAGCCCGTCCTCGATGAGTTCGGCGTGGTCGCGCAGCGCCTGGCCCGCGCCGCGCAGCAGCACCAGCCGGGCGCGGACCCGGTGCCGGGCCGAGTCGGAGCGGGCGAGCACCGTGCGGGCGGCCCGCCCGGACTCCTCCCAGCGGCCGGCGTCGCAGGCGAAGTCGCCCGCCTCCAGCAGGCGTTCGTCGCGTTCGCGCGGGCGGGCCTGCGGGGTCCTGCGGACGGCGAGTCCGGCGAGTTCGACGGCGGCGTCCGGCTCGCCGCGGCGGCGGGCCGCACGGGCGGCGGCCATCAGGGCGGCGGCGGTGCCCGCGTCCTCCTCCGGGTGGGCGAGGGCGGCGTGGCGTGCGGCCTCGGCGGGTTCGGCCACGGCGGCGGCCAACCGCTCGTGCACGCGGCGGCGTTCGGCGTCGGTGGCGTCGCCGTAGAGCGCCGCGCGCACCACGGGGTGCCGGATGCGTACCGACTGCTCGGCGTCCGCCGCGGCCACTCCGGCCCGCTCGGCCTCGTCCAGCGCGGCGGCCGGCTCGGCCACACCCGCGGCCCGCAGCAGCGGCAGGGTCGGCCGGGCGGCGGCGCACGCGACGAGCAGGGCGTACCGGGCGGCCGGCGAGAGGGCGGCGACCGGCGCCAGGACCAGGGAGCGCAGCTCCGCGGGCACCGGCAGGAGGCCGCCGCTCTCCGCTGGCAGCCCCGCCCGCGCCGCGGACCGGCCCAACTCGGCGGCGTAGAAGGGGTTTCCGCCCGCCGTGCGCAGGACGGCCCGCAGGACGGGCAGCGGCAGGACGATCCCGGCGGCGAGCAGCACGCGGACCATGTCGTCGTCGGCCAGCGGCGGCACGGCCAGCTCGGCGGCGCCGGGCGGGCACCAGTGGGTGTACTCGGGGCGCCGCCCCTCGGCCACCCGCTCCGCGACGGCGATCCGGATGCCGGCGTCGTCGATCCGCCTGCCCACGAAGGCCAGGACGTCGGCGCTGGGTTCGTCCAGCCACTGGACGCCGTCGACGACCAGCAGCACCGGCGCGGTCCCGGCCAGCCGGCGCAGCGCGTCGAGCACGGCGACGCGCACCGCGAGGGCGTCGGGCCTGCCGCCCGGTCCCGGGCGGTGCAGCAGCGCGGTCAGCAGCGCGGTGCGCGGCCCGGCCGGAAGGGCGGCGACCACCTCGCCGGGCACCCGGGCGAAGAGGTCGATCAGCCCGAGGTAGGGCAGCGCGGCGTCCTCGGGCGCGGGCGAGCAGCGCAGGACGGCGGTGCCGCGCTCCAGTGCGGCAGCCGCCACCCCGGCCAGCAGGGTCGACTTGCCGATACCGGCCGGCCCGTGGACCAGCAGCGCCTTGCGCTCCCCCAGCAGCCGCAGCGCGTCCCGCGCCGGCGCCCCGTGCCCGGACCCGGCGTCCGCCCCCTCCCGCCACGGGTCCTGCCGCGGGTCCGGCTGGCTCGGCGATACGTCGGCGACGACTCGCTCCGGCACGTTGCGGCCTCTCCTTCTGGTCCGGAGCCGCGGGGACGCGGCACCCGGCCACTCACCGTTTCATGTGCTCATGACAACCATCGGAATACCGTGTGTCAATGCCGCCGTGCGCGGGGCCGACCGGCGGGCCGCCGGAGGCGGCCGGGCGCCGGCGGGGAGGACGCGGGCCGACCGTGTGATCACGCACATCACCCGCGCGTCGAAACACCGCCCGGGAAACTGCTAGCGTGTCAGCCATGCGTGCGCCCCTGTTGACGAGCCGACGAGCGGTCGACTACGTCCAGGTCGCCAGCTCCCTGTGTTGCTGACACCGTCGCGACACCGCACTGCCTGAGGTCCGCACAGACCCTCCCTACGGCCGTGCCCGCTTCCCCCTCCGCGATCGCCGACTGATCGCCGCAGCCGCCTGTCCGGGTGCGCGTACTCCGGTACGCCCGCCGCGGTCGCGGCTGCCCTCTGACCGAACTGCCTTTCCCCGAACTGCTGGAGGTACGTGTCATGGCTGAGCCGTCCCCGTCGAACGGAACCCCGGAGCCGTCGCCCGACGAGCCGCAGCTGCCGTCGCGCGGTTCCGGCCGGCGCCGCCTCACGTGGATCGTGTCGGCCGCGGTGGTCGTCGTCGCCGCGCTGGTGGTCACCCTGGTCCTGACCCTGAGCGGCGGCTCCGACGGGTCCAGAACGATACGCGTCGGCGTCGTCGACGCCTCCCAGCCGTACTGGAAGACGTACGCGGCGCTGGCCAAGAAGCAGCTCGGCGTCACCGTGAAGTTCGTCAACTTCAACGACTACAGCCAGCCCAACCCGGCGCTGAAGCAGAAGCAGCTCGACCTCAACGAATTCCAGCACATCCAGTACCTGGCGAACTACAACGTCACCGCGCACGACGACCTCCAGCCGATCGGCGCCACCGCGGTCTACCCGCTGCCGCTGTACTCGCTGAAGTACGACAAGGCGTCCGACCTGCCGGACGGCGCGAAGGTGGCGATCCCCAACGACGCCATCAACGAGGCGCGCGGCCTGCTGGTGCTCCAGGCCGCCGGCCGGCTCACGCTCAAGGACGGCGGCAGCGCCTTCTCCACCACCGCCGACATCCTCACCCACACAGTCGACGTCACCGCGCTCGACGCCTCGCAGACCGCCGGCGCGCTGCAGAACGGCTCGGTGGCCGCCGCGATCGTCAACAACAACTACGCGACCAGCGCCAAACTGCCCACCTCGCGGGCGATCTTCCAGGACGACCCGTCCAGCTCCAGCGCCGCGCCCTACGTGAACATCTTCGTCGCCCGCAAGGCCGATGTGAACGACTCGCTCTACCTCAAGCTCGCCGCGCTCTACCACGACCCGTCCGTCGAGAAGGGCGTCCAGCAGGCCAACGGCGGCACCGCCGTCTTCCGCACCACCTCGGCCGCCGGCCTCCAGGCCGAGCTGACGACCGTGCAGCAGCAGGCCGAGGCCGCGAAGAAGTAGCCCGGCCGGCCATTGGCACACAGCAGTCCGACGCGCCCTCGGGCGCCCCAGCACACCGGCCCGGCGGCGGCACCGTCCTCCCGCCGCCGGGCCGGCCCCGAGTGAGGAGACCGATGCCCGCCGACAGCCGGCCGACCCCCGTGCCCGCACCGGTGCACGTACGCTTCGACCAGGTCGGGAAGTCCTTCCCCGGCAAGGACCGCAAGGCGGCGCCGCATGTGGCGCTCGCCGATGTGAGCCTGGAGATACGCCGCGGCGAGGTGTTCGGCGTCATCGGCCACTCCGGAGCCGGCAAGAGCACCCTGGTGCGGCTGATCAACGGCCTGGAGGTGCCGACCGCGGGCCGCGTCCACGTCGGCCCGCACGAGCTGACGGCGCTCAGCGAGCGCGGGCGGCGCGAGGTGCGGCGCGACATCGGCATGATCTTCCAGCAGTTCAACCTCTTCCGCTCGCGTACGGTCGCGGGCAATGTCGCCTACCCGCTGAAGGTCGGCGGGGTGCGCCAGCCCGAACGCGACCGCCGGGTGGCGCGGCTGCTGGACTTCGTCGGGCTGCTCGACCGCGCCCACGACCACCCGGAACGGCTGTCCGGCGGCCAGAAGCAGCGGGTGGGCATCGCCCGCGCGCTGGCCACCGAGCCCTCGCTGCTGCTGGCGGACGAGGCGACCAGCGCGCTCGACCCGGAGACCACCGGCGAGGTGCTCGCGCTGCTGCGCCGGGTCAACCGCGACCTCGGCGTCACCATCGTCATCATCACCCACGAACTGGACGTCATCCGCTCGGTCGCCGACCGGGTCGCGGTGCTCGACTCGGGCCGGGTGGTCGAGACCGGCAGCGTCTACGACGTCTTCGCCCGGCCGCGGACCGAGGCCGCCGCGCGCTTCGTCGGCGCGACGCTGCGCGACCGCCCGTCGCCGGAGACGCTGGCCCGGCTGCGCGCCCGGCACCCCGGCCGGCTGGTGACCTTCCGGCTGCGCGACCAGGCGGGCTTCCAGACCCGGCTGGCGCGGACCTTCCTGGACCACAAGGTGGCAGCCGACATCGTCTTCGGCGGCATCAGCGAACTCCAGGAGCGCCCGGTCGGCAGCCTGACCTTCGAACTCACCGGTACTGACGGCGCGGTGGACGCCGCGCTCACGGCGCTGCGCACGGACGGCGTCGACCTCGTCGAGGAGGAAGCCTGAGATGCACGAGTTCCTGGACAACCTGTCGGTCTACCGGGAGGCGATCCGGCAGACCTTCTCCATCGTCAGCGTCTCCCTGGTGGCCGGCGGCGTGCTGGGCCTGGCCCTCGGGCTGGTGCTGTACGCCACCCGGCCGGGCAGTCTGCTCGGCAACCGGGCGGTCTTCCTGGCCGTCAACGTGCTGGTCAACGTGGTGCGTCCGGTGCCGTTCGTCATCTTCATCACCGCGATCCAGCCGCTGATGCTGCACACCATCGGCACCACGATCGGCACGACCGCGGTCACCTTCGCGCTGTCGCTGTCGGCCGCGTTCGCGATCAGCCGGATCGTGGAGCAGAACCTGCTCACCGTCGACCCCGGGGTGGTGGAGGCCGCCCGCGCGACCGGCGCCCGGCCGGTCGGCATCCTGCTGACGGTGCTGATACCCGAGGCCCTCGGGCCGCTGATCCTCGGCTACACCTTCGTCTTCGTCGCGATCGTCGACATGTCCGCGCAGGCCGGGCTCTTCGGCGGCGGCGGCCTCGGCGACTTCGCGATCACCTACGGCTCGCAGCGCTACAACTGGCCGGTCGTCTACATCACCGTCGCCACGATCGTCGTCATCGTCCAGGCCGGGCAGTTCCTCGGCAACTGGCTGGCCCGCCGCGCCCTGCGCCGCTGACCCGTCCGCCCCCTCACGCCGCTCGGCAGCCGATGACGCTCCGCGACGACACAAACCTGTCACACACGGGCCGGAATGTGCCGCCGCCCGCCGGTGGTTCGCCCTGACATGACTGTAGGAGTTGCGCTCAACGCGACCGGTGCCGCCAACCAGATCGACGCCACGGTGGCGCTCGCGAGACAGGCCGCCGCCGCGGGGCTGCGGTCCGCGTGGTTCGGGCAGACCTTCGGCGCCGATTCGCCGCAGCTCGCGGCGATCGTCGGCCGCGAGGTGCCGGACCTCCAGGTGGGCACGTCCGCGATCCCGGTCTTCGGGCGCCACCCGCTGCTCGTCTCCAGCCAGGCCCAGACCGCGCAGGCGGCCACGCACGGCCGCTACCACCTCGGGCTCGCGCTCGGCACCAAGCTGCTCACCGAGGCCGGCTTCGGCATCCCTTACGAGCGGCCCATCGCCCGGCTGCGCGAATTCCTGCTCGCACTGCGCCAGTTGACCGAGACCGGCGCTGCCGACTTCCACGGCGAGCTGCTGACCGCGACCACTCCGGTACCCGCGCGGGTGCCGGGCGCCGAGGGCGGGGTGCCGCTGCTCGTCGCCGCCATGGGGCCGCAGGCGCTGCGGGCCAGCGGCGAACTCGCCGACGGGATCCTGCCGTATCTCGCCGGGCCGCGTGCCCTGGCCGAGCACATCGTCCCGGCCGTCACCGCGGCGGCGAAGGCCGCGGGCCGCCCCGCGCCCCGGATCGTGGCGCTCGTGTACGGGGTGGTGACCGACGACGTCGACGCGGTGCGGGAGAAGGCCACCGAGCAGCTCGCCTTCTACGAGCAGTTCCCGTCCTACGCACGGGTCATCGGGCTGTCCGGCGGCGAGCGGGCCGCCGATGTGGCCGTGATCGGCGACGAGGCGACGGTCGCCGCCGAGGTGCGGCGCTACCGGGACGCCGGGGCGACGGAAGTGGTCTTCTCGGGCACGGAGATCGCGGGCGAAGCCGATCAGCGCCGCACCTGGGCCCTGCTGGGGGAACTGGCCCGGGGCCGGTCGTAGGGATCCCGCGCGCGCCGGGCCGTACGCCCCCGCGACCGCCCGGCGCACGCGCCGTGCGCGCCGGCGTACTCGGCGTCCCGCGCGCCACAGCGTTGGCAAAGCGCGTGTATTACCTCTGCCAACTTTTCGCTTGACGCGGGCACGTCAGGCTACGGTCCTCCCATCACTCCGCTCACACCATGCAGCCGAGTGGTCACGCGTCACGCAAGCCCTCTGCCCCACCCCGACAGGAGGCACCAGTTGCGCACCTCTTCCACCCCCCGTACCAGCGGCCCGCTCTCGTTACGCCGCGCAGGCCTGGCACTCACCGCGGTGACCGGCCTGGTCCTGTCCGGCGCCGCCCTGGCCGCACCCTCGGCCGACGCGGCGGCGTCCACGACCTCGCACCGGCTCACCACCGCGCGATCCTGTGCGGTCGCCAGCAAGCCGGGCATGATGGCGTGTTCCGCCCTGAAGGTCACCAGCGGCGCCGACTCGCTGGCCCCGGCCGCCCGTTCGGCGTCGGGCGTGGTCAACCCCGCCGCCACGCCGTCCGGTTACGGCCCGGCCGACCTGCACAGCGCGTACGCGCTCCCCACCACCGGCGGTTCCGGCGCGACGATCGCCATCGTCGACGCGCAGGACGACCCCAACGCCGAGTCGAACCTCGCGACGTACCGGTCCACGTTCGGCCTGACCCCGTGCACCACGGCCAACGGGTGCTTCAAGAAGGTCGGCCAGAACGGCACCGGCTCGCTGCCGAGCCCGGACGCGGGCTGGGCCGAGGAGATCTCGCTCGACCTGGACATGGCCAGCGCGATCTGCCCGCAGTGCCACATCCTGCTCGTGGAGGCGAACTCGGCGTCCATGGCGAACCTGGGCACGTCCGTGAACACCGCGGTCTCGCTCGGCGCGAAGTACGTGTCCAACAGCTACGGCGGCGGCGAGTCGTCCTCGGACACCTCGTACGACAGCCTGTACTTCAACCACCCCGGCGTGGCGATCACGGTCAGCTCGGGCGATAACGGCTACGGCGTCGAATACCCGGCGGCCTCGCGCTACGTCACCGCGATCGGCGGCACCACGCTGAAGCGGTCGAGCACGCCCCGCGGCTGGACCGAGACCGCCTGGTCCGGCGCCGGCTCCGGCTGCTCGCGCTACGACGCCAAGCCGACCTGGCAGAAGGACACCGGCTGCACCCGCCGTACGGTCGCCGACGTCTCCGCGGTCGCCGACCCCGCCACCGGTGTCGCGGTCTACGACACCTACGGCGGCGACCCGGGCTGGGAGGTCTTCGGCGGCACCAGCGTCTCCTCGCCGATCATCGCCGCGGTCTACGCGCTCGCGGGCACCCCGTCCGCCGGCTCGTACCCCGCGTCCTTCCCGTACGCCCACCCGTCGGCGCTCAACGACGTCACCAGCGGCTCGAACGGCTCGTGCGGCGGCTCGTACCTGTGCACGGCAGGCCCGGGCTACGACGGACCGACCGGTCTGGGCACCCCGAACGGCGTGACGGCCTTCCAGGGCTGACCCGCGGCACCACCCGGCCCGGGCCGCCGTCCCCACGGCGACCCGGGCCGGCGCACGTCCCGCCGCCGGCCTCACCCCGCACACCCCCGGCCCCGGGGCTCGCGAACGGCCCGGCGGGATGCAGGAACCGGCACCGCATTGCACGGAATTTGCGGCTGATTGAACGAAGCGCGTAACACTTCCGCTACTTTTGACTTCCCGCGGATCCCGTCCGCCCGGGAAGACGACTCGCGCCACTGCGATACCCACGCGTACCAAAACGACCAAACAAACCCACCCGATCCACACCGGTCCCACCTGCTTACGGCGTGGGCCGGTGTGCCGCTATTCTCAGCTCCCGAGCGCTCGTTGAGCGACGCCAATAGGGAGACAAGACGCTATGACGCACGATGTACCGCCGCCACCCGGCTCGCCGCCCCCTCCGCCGCCGCAGACCGGCGGTCCTTCCGGGACCACTTTCGACCCGGCTTCGGTGAACCGCCTCGACTGGGCAATTCTCGGTATCGGGTTCATCGTGTTCATCTTCTCGTTCTTCGACTACTACTCGTGGGATTTCGGGAGCGGATACGGCCTCGACCTCGGCAGCGTGAGTTGGAGCGCCTGGCACTTCAGCCACGGGTTGTTCATAGCCTGGTTCGCGATGGTCATCACCGTGCTCGCCGCGGCCGTACTGGCGGTCAGCCTGTTCGCGCCGGCGATCGAACTGCCCGCGCCCGCCCGGCTGCTGACCTTCCTCGGCTTCGCGGTCGGCTTCGTGCTCTACCTCATCGCGATCTTCGCCCACTCCGACTTCGGTCCGGCCGGCGGTCACGGGTTCAGCTTCTGGGTCAGCCTGATCCTCGCGGGCGCCGGCGCGGTCGTCGCGCTCATGCGTGCCCAGCAGACCGACACCGCGCTGCCGGGACAGCTCGGCAAGCTCCCGCGCGTCGGCCGGTAGGACGGCAGGACGCGCCCTCGGCGCCGGCACAGGACCGCCGCCTCCACCTCGTGGTGGGGCGGCGGTCCTGTCGCGTGTACGGCACCGCGGGGCGGCCCGGCCACCGCTAGGCCGCGTGCCGGATGTGGCCGCCCACCGCGTGGGTGTCCGCGCGGTCCGCGGGTGTGGTGTCGGCCAGAGCGTCCCGCATCCGCTGCAAGCGGTGCAGCGTGGCGCCGCCGACCAGGTAGAGGTAGGCGAAGAACACCGCGCTGAAGACGCCGAAGCCGATGGTGTGCCACAGGCTCGACGTGAACGCGGACAGGACGACGACCGCGATGAGCAGCGCCGCCATGAACGCCAGCGCGCTCTTGCGGTGCCGGGTGCGGTTCAGCCGCTGGTCGACCAGTTCGCGCATCGCGTGGCGCCGCTCGGCGTCCTGCGGCACCTCGCCCCGGCGCAGCATGTGGTCCAGCACGACGAGTTCGTCGGCCGACCCGCCCGCCACGGCCCGCTCGCGCTGCCGGCGCCTGACGGTCATCCACACCGCGCCCAGCGAACAGGCCACCACCCGCACCAGCACGCCCAGCGGCGACCTTCCCGGATTGAGCAGCAGCACGAAGGCCGCGGCCAGCAGCCAGGCGGCCGTGAACTGGAGCCACAGGTGCCGGGCGAAGAGATCCTTGATCCTGCGCATCGGTCAATCCCCCTTGTTGTCAAGGCTGTTGGGATTCGCCTACCCGCGCCCGCGAAAGTCACCGCGGCCTTCTGCGGAAAGGCGCCGTATCGCGCCGGGGCGTGCCGCGCGGAGCCCGGTCGTGAGGTGGGCCGCGGGGGTTCCCCCAGGCCCGCGGCCTGCGGGGTGCGTCAGCGCGGCCTGCCGGGGCAGTCGAGACCGTGTGAAGACGCAAGCGGCACAATCGACAGGCCGACGCAACGCCGGACGCGTGGCCGACAGCAGGATGGTGGAAGTCTGCGGTCGCGCGGGCTTCGTGGCACGCGGGGTGATCTACGTCCTGATCGGCGTGCTGGCGGTACGGATCGCGTTCGCCGACAGCGGCGGCCAGCAGGCCGACCGCGGCGGCGCGCTCGCGGAGATCGCGCACAAGCCCTTCGGCGGCGTCATGCTGTGGCTGCTGGGCATCGCGCTGATCGGCATGGCGATATGGCGGCTGTCCGAGGCGGCCTTCGGGCAGCCGGGACCTGACGGCGACAAGGCGGGCAAGCGCGCCGCGGCGGCCGGCCGCTGTGTCTTCTACGGCTTCGTGTCGTATTCCGTGCTCGCCTACGCGGTCGGTGACAAGGGCAGCGGCAGCGGATCGACCGACAAGCGGACCGACGACGTGACCGCCAGGGTCCTGGACTGGCCGGGCGGCCAGTGGATCGTGGCGATCGCCGGTGTCGCCGTGGCCTGCACGGGCCTGTGGATCGCGGCACGCGCCGTCATGCACAAGTACCGCAAGCACCTGAAGATGTCGGAGATGTCCCCGGTGGAGCGCAAAGCGGTCGACGTGCTCGGGGTGTTCGGGGGATCGGCACGGGGCATCGTGTTCGCCACCGCGGGCGCCTTCGCCGTGGCGGCGGCCGTCCAGCACACACCGGGCAAGTCCAAGGGCATGGACGACACGCTCCGCTCCTTCACCGGCACCCCGGCGGGGCCGTGGCTGCTGGTCCTCATCGCCGTCGGCCTGATCGCCTTCGGCGTGTTCTCCTGGGCGAACGCCCGGTGGCGCAAGGTCTGACGCGCTCCGCTGCGCGCGCCGCCCGTCCGGTGGCGGGGCCGCCGGCGTACGACGCCGACCGCTCCTGTGGCCCCGCCACCGGGGCGGTCAGTGCGTGAAGGTGAACCAGTTGATGTTGACGAAGTCGGATGTGCTGCCCGCGAAGACCAGGTAGACGTCGTGGACGCCGGTGGTCTGGGCGGTGACGTTGGCGGGCACGCTCTGCCAGGTCTGCCAGCCGCCGCTGCTGCCGAAGTCGATCTCGGCGATCTTCGTCCCCGTGGTGCTGCCCAGCCGCACCTGGATCGCGCCGCTGACACCGCTCGCCGCGCCCGAGGCCAGCCGGGCGACGAACTGCGCGGGCGAGGCGGAGCCGAAGTCGACGCCGGTGTACTTCAGCCAGTCGCCGTTGGACAGATAGCCCACGTCCTGGCCGCCCCCGGAGTCGGTGCAGCTCTCCGTCTGGGCACCGCTCTGCGCGCTGAAGGACTCCGCCTGGATGGTGCCGTACGCCCCCGTTCCGCCGCTGGGCGGGGTCGTGGTGCCGGAACCGGCCCCCGGGCCCAGGGCGATGGTCCAGGAGGTCGGGGCGCCGTCCTGGAGGTGCCCGTCCACGGGCGCGGCGCCGGTGGGGCCGACGTCGTCGTACGGGAAGGCGTATCCGATGGTGGCGTACTGGTGGACGAGCCGGGCGTAGTGGTTGGTCGTCGCGCCCTGGTAGTACTGCGAGGGGGTGACGCCGTTGGGCTGGGAGGAGCCGCCGCTGACCAGCAGCGAGCTGCGGTTGAGGGCCGCGGCCAGCCGTGCGGCGACCGCCCCGCGCGCGTCCCCGCCGGAGTTGTAGAGCGGCCCGCTCGCGCAGCCGAAGATGTCGACGGCGCTGGGCTTGGTGAAGGGCACGCCGTTGGTGTTGAGCCCGGCGAAGGTGAGCACACCGCCGGAGACCGTGCCGTTGTAGGCGCCGATGCCGCCCTGCCCGTCGACGGTCAGCGTGTGGGTCTGGAAGTAGCTCCAGACCTGGTCCAGGTAGGAGTTCCAGTAGGACCCGAAGTCCGTCGGCGAGTGCGCGGGCGCCAGGATCCGCAGGGCGGCGCCCGAGGAGTCGGTGGCCACCAGCTTGTCCCAGGGCGCCCCGTCCGCGGAGTGCTGGGCCTTGAGGCCCGCGGCGATGGAGCCGAGCGCCCCGTTGGGCAGCGGGC is a window of Streptomyces sp. NBC_01477 DNA encoding:
- a CDS encoding beta-1,3-glucanase family protein, producing MVSRRSFITAAAGLTAAGTSPLWSPGLASRASAATASLPISLQNNSGSGTVYAYISGSDTSGWPGFVGADGHFKRLPSPSSVLTPTADYSIALGASGSAATRLTLQDYVIGGRVWFSVGKKIQFFVNPPGGNGGVPGLVQPGFTSTDPNWLTNWTFCEFTYNSANLYANISYVDMVALPVSMASTGSGGAQSVSPLPNGALGSIAAGLKAQHSADGAPWDKLVATDSSGAALRILAPAHSPTDFGSYWNSYLDQVWSYFQTHTLTVDGQGGIGAYNGTVSGGVLTFAGLNTNGVPFTKPSAVDIFGCASGPLYNSGGDARGAVAARLAAALNRSSLLVSGGSSQPNGVTPSQYYQGATTNHYARLVHQYATIGYAFPYDDVGPTGAAPVDGHLQDGAPTSWTIALGPGAGSGTTTPPSGGTGAYGTIQAESFSAQSGAQTESCTDSGGGQDVGYLSNGDWLKYTGVDFGSASPAQFVARLASGAASGVSGAIQVRLGSTTGTKIAEIDFGSSGGWQTWQSVPANVTAQTTGVHDVYLVFAGSTSDFVNINWFTFTH
- a CDS encoding DUF1206 domain-containing protein, which translates into the protein MVEVCGRAGFVARGVIYVLIGVLAVRIAFADSGGQQADRGGALAEIAHKPFGGVMLWLLGIALIGMAIWRLSEAAFGQPGPDGDKAGKRAAAAGRCVFYGFVSYSVLAYAVGDKGSGSGSTDKRTDDVTARVLDWPGGQWIVAIAGVAVACTGLWIAARAVMHKYRKHLKMSEMSPVERKAVDVLGVFGGSARGIVFATAGAFAVAAAVQHTPGKSKGMDDTLRSFTGTPAGPWLLVLIAVGLIAFGVFSWANARWRKV